One window of Novipirellula aureliae genomic DNA carries:
- a CDS encoding DUF1254 domain-containing protein: protein MNDSAEHKLWTSVLVAAVALASSGSVFAQVSQETLESIAIPDKVETPIGTLEFFDGVPNDATVDKLYDNLDRMRAVEVYLNNQGAASLNAMRKGNAEIGADASNKVTITEQLLQPASLYLTGNTSTLYALTYLDLKTEGPLVVELPPGMLGFLDDAWFRFIGNLGVIGPDKGKGGKYLLLPPDYSGDEPEGYFIVKLPTYNNLMFLRGSIAKGLAPALENIKSKLRIYPLAKAANPPATEFINMSGKSYSTIVTRDLSFFEDLNALVQVEPLDAIGTEMRGQLAAIGIVKGKPFRPDARMKKLLNEAANLGNATARAITYQPRIDGVFIYPDTNSAWTTAYANKNTSFEADGAMGLDARPLFYFNATGVTPAMATSHPGAGSDYALAYLDANKNAFDGSKTYKLHLPPNVPINNFWAVTIYDTQTRSLLQTSQTFPTVGSQSEGFQKNEDGSYDVYFGPKAPAGKENNWLETIPGKSWFTILRMYGPLEPWIEKTWRPSEIELVK, encoded by the coding sequence ATGAACGACTCAGCCGAACACAAGCTCTGGACATCCGTCCTTGTCGCCGCAGTGGCCTTAGCAAGCAGCGGTTCCGTTTTTGCCCAAGTCTCTCAGGAAACCCTCGAATCGATCGCCATTCCGGATAAGGTCGAGACACCGATTGGAACATTGGAGTTCTTCGACGGCGTGCCAAACGACGCTACCGTCGACAAGCTCTACGACAATCTCGACCGCATGCGGGCTGTCGAGGTCTATCTCAACAACCAGGGCGCAGCCTCTCTTAATGCCATGCGGAAAGGCAATGCAGAAATTGGTGCGGATGCGTCCAACAAGGTCACGATCACCGAACAACTCCTTCAACCCGCATCACTGTACCTTACGGGCAACACCTCGACCTTGTACGCCCTGACTTACCTCGATCTAAAAACCGAGGGTCCGCTGGTCGTGGAGCTCCCGCCCGGCATGCTGGGATTCCTTGATGACGCTTGGTTCCGCTTCATCGGTAACCTCGGTGTGATCGGACCGGACAAGGGGAAAGGCGGCAAGTATTTGCTGCTTCCCCCGGACTACAGTGGTGACGAGCCCGAGGGCTATTTCATCGTCAAGCTCCCCACCTACAACAACCTAATGTTCCTACGTGGCTCGATTGCGAAGGGACTGGCGCCAGCCCTAGAGAATATCAAATCGAAGCTGCGGATCTATCCACTCGCGAAGGCAGCGAACCCACCTGCCACCGAGTTCATTAACATGTCGGGTAAGAGCTACAGCACGATCGTCACGCGAGACTTGAGTTTCTTCGAGGACCTCAATGCGCTGGTGCAGGTTGAACCCCTCGATGCAATCGGAACGGAGATGCGAGGCCAATTGGCAGCGATCGGCATCGTGAAGGGTAAGCCCTTTCGCCCCGATGCCCGCATGAAGAAGCTGCTAAATGAAGCCGCGAATCTTGGCAACGCCACCGCCCGGGCCATCACGTACCAGCCACGTATCGACGGCGTCTTCATCTACCCCGACACCAACAGTGCTTGGACGACGGCCTACGCCAATAAGAACACCTCCTTCGAAGCGGATGGCGCGATGGGTCTGGACGCGCGACCGCTGTTCTACTTCAACGCGACCGGCGTGACGCCCGCCATGGCAACGAGTCATCCAGGAGCTGGATCCGACTACGCGTTGGCTTATCTGGATGCGAATAAGAACGCCTTCGATGGTTCGAAAACCTACAAACTCCATCTGCCACCAAACGTTCCGATCAATAATTTCTGGGCTGTCACGATCTACGACACGCAGACACGTTCCTTGTTGCAGACCAGTCAGACCTTTCCGACCGTCGGCAGCCAGAGCGAAGGATTCCAGAAAAACGAGGACGGCTCCTACGACGTCTATTTTGGACCGAAGGCACCGGCCGGGAAGGAAAACAACTGGCTTGAAACCATCCCGGGCAAGAGTTGGTTCACGATCCTGCGGATGTACGGCCCACTCGAGCCATGGATAGAGAAAACCTGGCGTCCTAGCGAGATCGAGCTTGTGAAATAA
- a CDS encoding DUF1254 domain-containing protein: MKTSTIAFAAIAAVTLLFTASDQKGAKGADLSAPPSPEQTQAIAEEGFVYGLPIVMNYAVMYEYAVDKGGSQFKAPFNQLKNEPRVYTYKDTAVITPNSDTPYSFTWLDLRAEPIVLTVPAVEKERYYAVMMCDGNTYNYGYIGSRATGNDPGSYMVVGPDWKGEKPEGIKKVFTSTTPFSLVAYRTQLFDPADMPNVIKVQNGYQVEPLSVFLKQPAPAAAPAIDFSPATTEGIKENFWSYLDTALKYVPETAMDKEIRAKLATIGIGPNKTFNMKDLSPEHQKAIIVGMKAGDEKISTYLASGMTDVNGWQIGSLPGDEAHYKGDWLMRSGTAKAGLYGNSAAEAVYPLTRVDGKGETLDCSKNNYTITFPEGQYPPVNAFWSVTMYDGKSQYLIENPINRYLINSPMIPNMKKGEDGSLTLYIQKDNPGGELEANWLPAPNDTVYLVMRLYWPTTEAPSVLPPGKGSWQPPGIVKAE; the protein is encoded by the coding sequence ATGAAAACAAGCACCATCGCCTTCGCTGCGATCGCAGCCGTCACACTCCTGTTCACCGCGAGTGACCAAAAGGGTGCGAAGGGCGCCGACTTATCGGCGCCTCCATCGCCCGAGCAAACCCAAGCCATCGCTGAGGAAGGCTTCGTTTACGGTCTGCCGATCGTGATGAACTACGCCGTGATGTATGAATACGCTGTTGACAAGGGCGGTAGCCAATTCAAGGCCCCGTTCAATCAGCTCAAGAACGAGCCACGCGTTTACACCTACAAGGACACGGCGGTCATCACGCCCAATAGCGACACGCCCTATTCCTTCACTTGGCTCGACCTGCGAGCCGAGCCGATCGTCCTGACCGTGCCTGCGGTCGAAAAGGAACGCTACTATGCCGTCATGATGTGCGACGGTAATACTTACAACTATGGCTACATTGGCAGCCGCGCCACCGGCAACGATCCCGGCAGCTACATGGTTGTTGGTCCTGATTGGAAGGGTGAAAAGCCAGAAGGCATCAAGAAAGTTTTCACTTCCACCACTCCCTTCTCCCTTGTTGCTTACCGCACCCAGCTCTTCGACCCTGCAGACATGCCGAACGTGATCAAGGTCCAGAACGGCTACCAAGTGGAGCCGCTTTCCGTCTTCCTCAAGCAACCCGCACCTGCCGCCGCCCCAGCGATCGACTTCAGCCCGGCGACCACCGAAGGCATCAAGGAGAACTTCTGGAGCTACCTCGACACCGCGCTCAAGTACGTTCCCGAAACGGCCATGGACAAAGAGATCCGCGCCAAGCTCGCGACCATCGGTATCGGACCGAACAAGACCTTCAACATGAAGGACCTATCGCCAGAGCACCAAAAAGCGATCATCGTGGGCATGAAGGCTGGTGACGAAAAAATCAGCACTTACTTGGCCTCGGGGATGACCGACGTCAATGGTTGGCAGATTGGATCGCTTCCGGGGGACGAAGCTCACTATAAGGGTGACTGGCTGATGCGTTCCGGCACCGCGAAAGCAGGGCTCTATGGCAACAGCGCCGCCGAGGCCGTTTACCCACTGACCCGCGTGGATGGCAAGGGTGAGACACTCGACTGCAGTAAAAACAACTACACCATCACCTTCCCCGAAGGCCAATACCCGCCCGTGAACGCGTTCTGGTCGGTCACCATGTATGATGGCAAGTCCCAGTATCTGATCGAAAACCCGATCAACCGCTACCTCATCAACTCACCGATGATTCCCAACATGAAAAAGGGCGAAGACGGATCACTCACCCTCTACATCCAAAAAGACAACCCCGGTGGCGAGCTGGAAGCGAACTGGCTTCCCGCACCCAACGACACAGTCTATCTCGTGATGCGGCTCTATTGGCCGACGACCGAAGCTCCGTCCGTTCTTCCTCCAGGCAAAGGCAGTTGGCAACCACCTGGGATCGTGAAGGCAGAATAG
- a CDS encoding DUF1254 domain-containing protein, translating to MKSKHHPANLALVLSLAAATIVHAETPPKIKMTTPIPESITTPAKIESRIGTLEFPQGYATDNTAETLYEYLEFMHGVEAFLYALPGASVHAFGRGIKSEGGDNQTVLIFEQLLDSRSLFLTANTESIYNAMWLDLKDGPLVIESPPDILGIVNDHWFRYVGDIGNAGPDKGKGKGKGGKYLLLPPGYKGEVPEGYFVFRSPTFQNLYFWRGFIKDGSTATAVENAKRFAKVHPLAAAKNPPPMKFIDVSGKAFWSFVAYDTPSRSMLQTDQQFPSIGSKNKDIVINADGTVMSGSAQQPPRGMKTIRSRPFPAGVGVCCCVCMDPRKAGSTRPGSRVSSNSWNRLPKLLTPNLHKKHSHPTAKMSQIKNT from the coding sequence ATGAAATCAAAACATCACCCCGCCAACCTGGCTCTGGTCCTTAGCCTTGCGGCCGCGACCATCGTTCACGCGGAAACTCCGCCAAAGATAAAGATGACGACACCGATCCCAGAGTCGATCACGACGCCCGCCAAGATCGAAAGCCGGATCGGCACCCTCGAGTTTCCGCAGGGCTATGCGACTGACAACACGGCCGAGACGCTCTATGAGTATCTGGAATTCATGCATGGCGTGGAAGCTTTCCTCTACGCCTTGCCGGGTGCATCGGTTCACGCGTTTGGCAGAGGTATCAAGAGCGAGGGCGGAGACAACCAGACGGTTTTGATCTTCGAGCAACTTCTGGATTCCAGGTCACTGTTTCTCACCGCCAACACCGAGAGCATCTACAACGCGATGTGGCTGGACTTGAAGGACGGCCCGCTGGTGATCGAGTCGCCCCCCGATATCCTGGGCATCGTCAACGACCACTGGTTCCGCTACGTCGGTGACATCGGAAACGCCGGGCCGGACAAGGGCAAGGGCAAGGGCAAGGGCGGGAAGTATCTGCTGCTGCCACCCGGCTACAAGGGCGAGGTGCCCGAGGGCTACTTCGTGTTCCGATCCCCCACGTTCCAGAACCTGTATTTCTGGCGCGGATTCATCAAGGACGGCAGCACCGCGACTGCGGTCGAGAACGCCAAGAGGTTCGCCAAGGTCCACCCACTGGCCGCCGCCAAGAACCCGCCGCCGATGAAGTTTATCGATGTTTCCGGCAAGGCTTTTTGGTCCTTCGTCGCGTATGACACCCCGTCCCGCTCGATGCTGCAGACGGACCAGCAGTTCCCGAGCATAGGTAGCAAAAACAAAGACATCGTCATCAATGCCGATGGCACGGTGATGTCTGGTTCGGCCCAACAGCCCCCAAGGGGCATGAAAACAATTCGGTCCAGACCGTTCCCGGCAGGGGTTGGAGTGTGCTGCTGCGTCTGTATGGACCCAAGAAAAGCTGGTTCGACAAGACCTGGAAGCCGGGTGAGTTCGAACTCGTGGAATAGACTACCTAAACTTTTGACCCCGAACCTTCACAAGAAGCACTCGCACCCAACGGCAAAAATGAGTCAAATAAAGAATACCTAA